From Anopheles arabiensis isolate DONGOLA chromosome 3, AaraD3, whole genome shotgun sequence, a single genomic window includes:
- the LOC120901947 gene encoding uncharacterized protein LOC120901947 has protein sequence MGRKKAVKRKFYINNRLLNPATQSATRELIQYFGENVCETSSKSIAEPTVPPSSSAQLELQPQPPSVTSSVATVAGLGAEFGTATGTISTLGGATKYMRPELATMLGLVKQVEPITKKQPAQFTSMYQVATRSNLEGELVKNCLNPRQGKIVFRTVLPCTVNDMVLIPPMPSDLRKCPDTKSRYSFKDNKDPEPVLSDYLRPTPVTFHFVQNNSQSVLGPVAAGVSWNNFSNIVQVLKHVEPRNKMACVKMDYDEVPRMHDATAAAGGTASGSGAGRT, from the exons ATGGGGAGAAAAAAGGCTGTAAAACGAAAGTTTTATATCAACAACAGGCTATTGAACCCCGCTACGCAAAGTGCTACGAGAGAATTGATACAATACTTTGGGGAAAATGTGTGCGAAACCTCGTCGAAATCAATCGCGGAACCAACTGTACCACCGTCATCATCTGCCCAACTGGAATTACAACCGCAACCGCCATCGGTTACATCATCCGTTGCAACTGTTGCAGGGTTAGGAGCAGAGTTCGGAACAGCAACAGGCACCATCTCCACATTGGGCGGCGCTACCAAGTACATGCGACCGGAACTGGCAACAATGCTCGGTCTAGTCAAACAGGTTGAGCCGATCACGAAGAAGCAACCGGCGCAGTTCACTAGCATGTACCAGGTAGCCACGCGCAGTAACCTTGAAGGAGAGCTG GTCAAGAATTGCCTCAACCCTCGGCAGGGTAAGATTGTGTTTAGGACTGTACTACCGTGTACGGTCAACGATATGGTGCTCATACCGCCAATGCCCAGTGATCTGAGAAAATGCCCAGACACCAAAAGCCGTTACAGCTTTAAGGACAATAAAGACCCGGAACCGGTGCTGAGCGACTATCTGCGTCCGACACCGGTTACTTTCCACTTTGTGCAAAACAATTCGCAATCCGTGTTGGGCCCCGTCGCTGCCGGAGTATCGTGGAACAACTTCAGCAATATCGTGCAAGTGCTAAAGCATGTGGAGCCGCGCAATAAGATGGCATGCGTTAAGATGGATTATGATGAGGTACCGCGCATGCATGATGCGACAGCTGCAGCTGGTGGTACAGCTAGTGGCAGTGGAGCCGGGAGAACTTAG